A window of Gemmatimonadota bacterium genomic DNA:
GCTGGCAAATACAAAACGCACTCGACAACTATCTCCCGGGTTTCTCGCCAACCACACGCTATACGGAAGAAAATTGGGAAAGCGAAAAACCCTTTCGCAAAAACCACTGCGCTGGCTGCCCCTTCACAGAAATCCTTACTGCACTGCGCGAAGAAGCCAATGCCCTCGGCCAAAATCCCTTTATATCTGCCGATCCGGGATGCGTGGTAATGGCCGCTCCCATGCTCGACACCAAACTTTCGATGGGATCCGCCATTGGCGTGGCCTGTGGCCTGAGCAAAACGGACATTGCCGAACGCACCATTGCGATATGTGGCGACTCCGCCTTTTATCACGGCGGCATCAATGCCCTCGTCCATGCGCGCGCCACAGGTGCGACACCCATTGTTATGGTACTCGACAATGGCGGCTCGCTCACCACTGGCGGACAAACCACTCCCGATCAGGGCGTTCAAATAAACGGCGAAGCCGGACCGCAGGTCACCATGCGCGACCTCGCCCTTGCCTGTGGTGCGTCGCGAGTCCGCGAAGTACAGGAACAAGACACCGACGAGCAGATGCGCAGCGTCTTCAGAGACGCCCTTCGGGATCCCACCCTCAACCTCGTCATCGTGCGAAAGCCGTGCCGTGAAGTATAAGTGTATTTATCAAAGTAGTTAAACTGGAGATGGAGTACAAGGAGAAAATCCTTAGCAGAAAAAAATGAAAACGGAAAACTACCTTCGCAAAAGACAAACCAGTACTATTCACAAATTTGGACTTTATAGAAGATCCGAGATGATGGTTCAGCAGATTAAATCTCTCGATGTTGCAAAACAAGCTATAATTGTTGACATTGGGACGGCAGATGGCCAGGTGCTGAGAACCATATTAGATCACAGTGTTATTCAAATGGGAATAGGTATTGACACGAGATATGATCACCTGAAAATTGCTAAAGAGAGGATTCTAAACCTGATTCAGGCTACGGGTGAAATCTTACCCCTGCTTTCAAATAGCGTTGAGATTATTTTTTCTACAGCAGTGATCAAACATCTGCCAAATCTACAGTGCCATATTGATGAATGCAGACGAGTGCTCAAACCTCATGGCAAACTAATAACAATTGATCCAACTCCGTTAGGAATTAAACTGGGTTTACTATTTGGTCATTTCTCGGAATCAATCATATATCAGACCTTGAGTCTAAAAGAAATGCAGGCACTTTTAGTTAGCTCTGGTTTTCGAATTATTGAAGAGAAACGTTTTATGTTATTTCCTTTTCCAATTATGGGTTATCAGTTTTTTGAAAAACTCTTACAGGCAGCGCATTTGGATTTCCTTTTTTTAAATCAATTGGTGTGTGCTGAATGTGTAGATAACTGAAAAGTGAGCTTGAGGTCTTAATCAAATGTTGTGGATTTTGCACCACACAGTAAATGCCCCTGTTTCTACCAATGAAACAGGGGCATTTTGTTTGCACTATTTTGATGGTACAATCT
This region includes:
- a CDS encoding class I SAM-dependent methyltransferase; the encoded protein is MKTENYLRKRQTSTIHKFGLYRRSEMMVQQIKSLDVAKQAIIVDIGTADGQVLRTILDHSVIQMGIGIDTRYDHLKIAKERILNLIQATGEILPLLSNSVEIIFSTAVIKHLPNLQCHIDECRRVLKPHGKLITIDPTPLGIKLGLLFGHFSESIIYQTLSLKEMQALLVSSGFRIIEEKRFMLFPFPIMGYQFFEKLLQAAHLDFLFLNQLVCAECVDN